One genomic segment of Pongo pygmaeus isolate AG05252 chromosome 19, NHGRI_mPonPyg2-v2.0_pri, whole genome shotgun sequence includes these proteins:
- the CHD3 gene encoding chromodomain-helicase-DNA-binding protein 3 isoform X11 — translation MASPLRDEEEEEEEMVVSEEEEEEEEEGDEEEEEVEAADEDDEEDDDEGLLGRGPGHDRGRDRHSPPGCHLFPPPPPPPPPPLPPPPPPPPPDKDDIRLLPSALGVKKRKRGPKKQKENKPGKPRKRKKRDSEEEFGSERDEYREKSESGGSEYGTGPGRKRRRKHREKKEKKTKRRKKGEGDGGQKQVEQKSSATLLLTWGLEDVEHVFSEEDYHTLTNYKAFSQFMRPLIAKKNPKIPMSKMMTILGAKWREFSANNPFKGSAAAVAAAAAAAAAAVAEQVSAAVSSATPIAPSGPPALPPPPAADIQPPPIRRAKTKEGKGPGHKRRSKSPRVPDGRKKLRGKKMAPLKIKLGLLGGKRKKGGSYVFQSDEGPEPEAEESDLDSGSVHSASGRPDGPVRTKKLKRGRPGRKKKKVLGCPAVAGEEEVDGYETDHQDYCEVCQQGGEIILCDTCPRAYHLVCLDPELDRAPEGKWSCPHCEKEGVQWEAKEEEEEYEEEGEEEGEKEEEDDHMEYCRVCKDGGELLCCDACISSYHIHCLNPPLPDIPNGEWLCPRCTCPVLKGRVQKILHWRWGEPPVAVPAPQQADGNPDVPPPRPLQGRSEREFFVKWVGLSYWHCSWAKELQLEIFHLVMYRNYQRKNDMDEPPPLDYGSGEDDGKSDKRKVKDPHYAEMEEKYYRFGIKPEWMTVHRIINHSVDKKGNYHYLVKWRDLPYDQSTWEEDEMNIPEYEEHKQSYWRHRELIMGEDPAQPRKYKKKKKELQGDGPPSSPTNDPTVKYETQPRFITATGGTLHMYQLEGLNWLRFSWAQGTDTILADEMGLGKTIQTIVFLYSLYKEGHTKGPFLVSAPLSTIINWEREFQMWAPKFYVVTYTGDKDSRAIIRENEFSFEDNAIKGGKKAFKMKREAQVKFHVLLTSYELITIDQAALGSIRWACLVVDEAHRLKNNQSKFFRVLNGYKIDHKLLLTGTPLQNNLEELFHLLNFLTPERFNNLEGFLEEFADISKEDQIKKLHDLLGPHMLRRLKADVFKNMPAKTELIVRVELSPMQKKYYKYILTRNFEALNSRGGGNQVSLLNIMMDLKKCCNHPYLFPVAAMESPKLPSGAYEGGALIKSSGKLMLLQKMLRKLKEQGHRVLIFSQMTKMLDLLEDFLDYEGYKYERIDGGITGALRQEAIDRFNAPGAQQFCFLLSTRAGGLGINLATADTVIIFDSDWNPHNDIQAFSRAHRIGQANKVMIYRFVTRASVEERITQVAKRKMMLTHLVVRPGLGSKAGSMSKQELDDILKFGTEELFKDENEGENKEEDSSVIHYDNEAIARLLDRNQDATEDTDVQNMNEYLSSFKVAQYVVREEDKIEEIEREIIKQEENVDPDYWEKLLRHHYEQQQEDLARNLGKGKRVRKQVNYNDAAQEDQDNQSEYSVGSEEEDEDFDERPEGRRQSKRQLRNEKDKPLPPLLARVGGNIEVLGFNTRQRKAFLNAVMRWGMPPQDAFTTQWLVRDLRGKTEKEFKAYVSLFMRHLCEPGADGSETFADGVPREGLSRQQVLTRIGVMSLVKKKVQEFEHINGRWSMPELMPDPSADSKRSSRASSPTKTSPTTPEASAANSPCTSKPATPAPSEKGEGIRTPLEKEEAENQEEKPEKNSRIGEKMETEADAPSPAPSLGERLEPRKIPLEDEVPGVPGEMEPEPGYRGDREKSATESTPGERGEEKPLDGQEHRERPEGETGDLGKRAEDAKGDRELRPGPRDEPRSNGRREEKTEKPRFMFNIADGGFTELHTLWQNEERAAISSGKLNEIWHRRHDYWLLAGIVLHGYARWQDIQNDAQFAIINEPFKTEANKGNFLEMKNKFLARRFKLLEQALVIEEQLRRAAYLNLSQEPAHPAMALHARFAEAECLAESHQHLSKESLAGNKPANAVLHKGKGRGGPARGRAHNAASEPAGGVAERHEGGRDPPASHTVPNTPHRSPPSDVRAQHPQPAGQQGHGASPHTAATNGPPVLVKKEKEMVGALVSDGLDRKEPRAGEVICIDD, via the exons ATGGCTTCCCCTCTGagggacgaggaggaggaggaggaggagatggtggtgtcggaggaggaagaagaggaggaagaagagggcgacgaggaggaggaggaggtggaggcggCCGACGAGGACGATGAGGAGGACGACGACGAGGGACTACTCGGGCGCGGGCCGGGCCACGACCGGGGCCGCGACCGCCACAGCCCCCCCGGCTGCCACCTcttcccgccgccgccgccgccgccgccgccaccgctgcccccgccgccgccgcccccgccgccag ATAAGGATGACATTCGGCTGCTGCCTTCAGCATTGGGTGTGAAGAAGAGAAAACGAGGACCCAAGAAGCAGAAGGAGAACAAGCCAGGAAAACCCCGAAAACGCAAGAAGCGT gacAGTGAGGAGGAATTTGGTTCTGAGCGAGATGAGTACCGGGAGAAGTCAGAGAGTGGGGGCAGTGAATATGGAACCGGACCGGGTCGGAAACGAAGAAGGAAGCACcgagaaaaaaaggagaagaagacaAAGCGGCGGAAAAAGGGGGAGGGAGATGGGGGGCAAAAG CAAGTGGAACAGAAGTCATCAGCAACTCTGCTTCTGACCTGGGGCCTGGAGGATGTGGAGCATGTGTTCTCTGAGGAGGATTACCACACACTCACCAACTACAAAGCCTTCAGCCAATTCATGAG GCCCCTAATTGCTAAGAAGAATCCTAAGATCCCAATGTCCAAGATGATGACCATCCTTGGGGCCAAATGGAGAGAGTTCAGCGCCAACAACCCCTTCAAGGGGTCAGCAGCTGCTGtggcggcggcagcggcagcggcagcagcagctGTAGCTGAGCAGGTGTCAGCTGCTGTCTCGTCGGCCACCCCCATAGCACCCTCCGGACCCCCCGCCCTTCCACCACCCCCTGCTGCTGATATCCAGCCCCCACCCATCCGAAGAGCCAAAACCAAAGAGGGCAAAG GTCCAGGCCATAAGAGGCGGAGTAAGAGCCCCCGAGTGCCTGATGGACGCAAGAAGCTTCGGGGAAAGAAAATGGCACCACTCAAAATAAAACTAGGGCTGTTGGGtggcaagaggaagaaaggaggctCG TATGTTTTTCAGAGCGACGAAGGTCCTGAACCAGAGGCTGAAGAATCAGACCTGGACAGTGGCAGTGTCCACAGTGCCTCAGGCCGGCCTGATGGTCCTGTCCGCACCAAGAAACTAAAGAGAGGCCGtccaggaaggaagaagaagaagg TCCTGGGCTGTCCTGCAGTGGCCGGGGAGGAGGAGGTTGATGGCTACGAGACGGATCACCAGGATTACTGTGAGGTGTGCCAGCAGGGTGGGGAAATTATTCTGTGTGACACCTGCCCTCGTGCCTACCACCTCGTCTGCCTTGATCCTGAGCTTGACCGGGCTCCAGAGGGCAAATGGAGCTGCCCTCACTGT GAGAAGGAGGGGGTCcagtgggaggccaaggaggaagaagaagaatacgaagaggagggagaggaagaaggggagaaggaggaggaggatgatcACATGGAGTACTGCCGCGTATGCAAGGACGGCGGGGAGCTCCTGTGCTGTGATGCGTGCATCTCCTCCTACCACATTCATTGTCTAAACCCTCCCCTGCCTGACATTCCCAATGGTGAATGGCTGTGTCCCCGATGCACA tgccccGTGCTGAAGGGTCGAGTGCAGAAGATCCTACATTGGCGGTGGGGGGAGCCACCTGTAGCAGTGCCAGCCCCTCAACAGGCAGATGGAAATCCAGATGTCCCACCCCCCCGTCCTCTTCAAGGCAGATCGGAGCGAGAGTTCTTTGTCAAGTGGGTAGGACTATCCTACTGGCACTGCTCCTGGGCCAAGGAGCTTCAG CTGGAAATCTTCCATTTGGTTATGTATCGAAACTACCAGCGGAAGAATGACATGGATGAGCCCCCACCCCTGGACTATGGCTCCGGCGAGGATGATGGGAAGAGTGACAAGCGTAAAGTGAAAGACCCACACTATGCTGAGATGGAGGAGAAGTACTATCGTTTTGGCATCAAGCCAGAGTGGATGACCGTCCACCGTATCATCAACCACAG TGTGGATAAAAAGGGGAATTACCACTATCTAGTAAAATGGAGGGACTTACCATATGACCAGTCCACGTGggaggaagatgaaatgaatatcCCTGAATATGAAGAACATAAGCAAAGCTACTGGAGACACCG AGAACTAATTATGGGGGAAGACCCTGCCCAGCCCCGCAagtataagaaaaagaagaaggagctACAGGGTGATGGGCCTCCCAGTTCTCCCACTAATGAT CCTACCGTGAAATATGAGACTCAGCCACGGTTTATCACAGCCACTGGAGGCACCCTGCACATGTATCAGCTGGAAGGGCTGAACTGGCTACGCTTCTCCTGGGCCCAGGGCACTGACACCATTCTAGCTGATGAGATGGGGCTGGGCAAAACCATACAAACCATCGTCTTCCTCTACTCACTCTACAAGGAG GGCCACACAAAAGGTCCCTTCCTGGTGAGTGCCCCACTCTCTACCATCATTAACTGGGAGCGGGAGTTCCAGATGTGGGCACCCAAATTCTATGTGGTGACATACACGGGTGACAAAGACAGCCGGGCCATCATTCGTGAGAATGAATTCTCCTTTGAGGACAACGCCATCAAAGGGGGCAAGAAAGCTTTTAAGATGAAG AGGGAGGCACAAGTGAAGTTCCATGTTCTCCTGACATCGTATGAGCTGATCACCATTGATCAGGCAGCACTTGGTTCCATCCGCTGGGCCTGTCTCGTGGTAGATGAGGCCCATCGACTCAAGAACAACCAGTCCAAG TTTTTCAGGGTTCTCAATGGTTACAAGATAGATCATAAGTTGCTGCTGACAGGAACCCCATTGCAGAATAATCTGGAGGAGCTCTTCCATCTCCTGAACTTCCTCACCCCAGAGAGATTTAA CAActtggagggcttcctggaggagtttGCTGACATATCCAAAGAGGACCAGATCAAGAAACTGCATGATTTGCTGGGGCCACACATGCTGCGGAGACTCAAGGCAGATGTCTTTAAGAACATGCCAGCCAAGACAGAGCTCATCGTTCGGGTGGAGCTAAGCCCCATGCAGAA GAAATACTACAAATACATCCTGACTCGAAATTTTGAGGCCTTGAATTCACGAGGTGGTGGGAACCAGGTGTCACTGCTTAATATCATGATGGATCTTAAGAAGTGCTGCAACCATCCATACCTTTTTCCCGTGGCTGCTATG GAGTCCCCCAAACTCCCCAGTGGGGCTTATGAGGGTGGGGCACTTATTAAGTCGTCTGGGAAGCTCATGCTGCTCCAGAAGATGCTGCGAAAGCTGAAGGAGCAAGGACACCGAGTGCTCATCTTCTCGCAG ATGACCAAAATGTTAGACTTGCTTGAGGACTTCTTAGACTATGAAGGCTACAAGTATGAGCGCATCGATGGTGGTATCACGGGTGCCCTGAGGCAGGAGGCCATCGATCGGTTTAATG CTCCTGGGGCCCAACAATTCTGCTTCCTCCTGTCCACCCGAGCTGGGGGCCTGGGCATCAATCTGGCCACTGCTGACACTGTCATCATCTTTGATTCTGACTGGAACCCCCATAATGACATCCAG GCCTTCAGCCGGGCTCATCGGATTGGCCAGGCCAACAAAGTGATGATTTACCGGTTTGTGACTCGTGCGTCAGTGGAAGAGCGAATCACACAAGTGGCCAAGAGAAAGATGATGCTGACACACCTGGTTGTGCGGCCTGGGCTGGGCTCCAAGGCAGGCTCCATGTCCAAGCAGGAGCTTGACGACATTCTCAAATTTGGCACTGAAGAGCTGTTCAAGGATGAAAACGAGG GGGAGAACAAGGAGGAGGACAGCAGTGTGATTCATTATGACAATGAGGCCATCGCTCGGCTGTTGGACCGGAACCAGGATGCAACTGAGGACACTGACGTGCAGAACATGAATGAATATCTCAGCTCCTTCAAGGTGGCACAGTACGTCGTGCGGGAGGAAGACAAG ATTGAGGAAATTGAGCGAGAGATCATCAAGCAGGAGGAGAATGTAGATCCTGACTACTGGGAGAAGCTGCTGAGGCATCACTATGAGCAACAGCAGGAAGACCTAGCCCGGAATCTAGGCAAGGGCAAGCGGGTTCGCAAGCAAGTTAACTACAATGATGCTGCTCAGGAAGACCAAG ACAACCAGTCAGAATACTCGGTGGGTtcagaggaggaggatgaagactTCGATGAACGTCCTGAAG GGCGTAGACAGTCAAAGAGGCAGCTCCGGAATGAGAAAGATAAGCCACTGCCTCCACTGCTGGCCCGAGTCGGGGGCAACATTGAG GTGCTGGGCTTCAACACCCGTCAGCGGAAGGCTTTCCTCAATGCTGTGATGCGCTGGGGGATGCCACCACAGGATGCCTTCACCACGCAGTGGCTGGTGCGGGACCTGAGGGGCAAGACTGAGAAGGAGTTTAA GGCCTATGTGTCTTTGTTCATGCGCCATCTGTGTGAGCCTGGGGCAGACGGCTCTGAAACCTTTGCCGATGGGGTCCCTCGGGAGGGACTGAGTCGCCAGCAGGTGTTGACCCGCATTGGAGTCATGTCTCTCGTCAAAAAGAAG GTGCAGGAGTTTGAGCACATCAATGGGCGTTGGTCAATGCCGGAACTGATGCCTGACCCCAGCGCCGACTCTAAGCGCTCCTCCAGAGCCTCCTCTCCTACCAAAACGTCTCCCACcactcctgaggcttctgctgCCAACAGTCCCTGCACCTCTAAACCTG CTACTCCAGCTCCAAGTGAGAAAGGAGAAGGCATAAGGACACCTCTTGAGAAGGAGGAAGCTGAAAACCAGGAGGAAAAGCCAGAGAAGAACAGCAGAATTGGGGAGAAGATGGAGACAGAG GCTGatgcccccagcccagccccatcaCTCGGGGAGCGGCTGGAGCCAAGGAAGATTCCTCTAGAGGATGAGGTGCCAGGGGTGCCTGGAGAGATGGAGCCTGAACCTGGGTACCGTGGGGACAGAGAGAAGTCAG CCACAGAGTCGACGCCAGGAGAAAGGGGGGAGGAGAAGCCGTTGGATGGACAGGAACACAGGGAGAGGCCGGAGGGGGAAACAGGGGATTTGGGCAAGAGAG CAGAAGATGCAAAAGGTGACCGGGAGCTTCGACCAGGGCCTCGAGATGAGCCACGGTCCAATGGGCGACgagaggaaaagacagagaagCCCCGGTTCATGTTCAATATCGCAGATGGTGGCTTCACAG AGCTTCACACACTGTGGCAGAATGAGGAACGGGCAGCTATTTCCTCGGGGAAACTCAATGAGATCTGGCACAGAAGACATGACTATTGGCTTCTGGCTGGGATTGTCCT CCATGGCTATGCACGGTGGCAGGACATCCAGAATGATGCTCAATTTGCCATTATCAACGAGCCATTTAAAACTGAAGCCAATAAGGGGAACTTTCTGGAGATGAAAAATAAGTTCCTGGCCCGGAGGTTCAAG CTCCTGGAGCAGGCGCTGGTGATTGAGGAGCAGCTGCGGCGGGCGGCCTACCTGAACCTGTCGCAGGAGCCGGCGCACCCCGCCATGGCCCTCCACGCCCGCTTCGCCGAGGCCGAGTGCCTGGCCGAGAGCCACCAGCACCTCTCCAAGGAGTCGCTGGCGGGGAACAAGCCGGCCAACGCCGTCCTGCACAAGGGTAAGGGCCGCGGCGGCCCCGCGCGGGGGAGGGCCCACAACGCTGC TTCTGAACCAGCTGGAGGAGTTGCTGAGCGACATGAAGGCGGACGTGACCCGCCTGCCAGCCACACTGTCCCGAATACCCCCCATCGCAGCCCGCCTTCAGATGTCCGAGCGCAGCATCCTCAGCCGGCTGGCCAGCAAGGGCACGGAGCCTCACCCCACACCG CCGCCACCAACGGCCCTCCAGTGCTggtgaagaaggagaaggaaatggtGGGGGCACTGGTGTCAGACGGGCTGGATCGGAAGGAGCCCCGAGCCGGGGAGGTGATCTGTATAGACGACTGA